ATCGTCCAAAATCACACAAATATTCACATATATCACCCAAATGCATGCTCAGGATTATATGCAAGTTAAGGAAGAGAATATGGAGTAAAATTAATGATAGTGGCTTCAGCTTATTTGACAATCTACTTTAGTTAGTACTTTAATCAAACATTCAGACAGCAAAATGATTTTGAGTGACAGGCTTTTGCAGGATAAGCCTGGAAAGTTTAGACATACCCTCAAAACAGCACACTATTAAAAGTTATCGCAATTCAAAAAGTTCCCACTTTAAAGCCCAGAAGTGCTAATATAACTCTATTTTTGCGCATGTGAGCATGCATGTTTGTGGGTGTGCATTGGAAAAAAGGAAGTAAAATAAGAGAAGATCTAAAGATGAAATGACCCCAGGGAAACACCATCTAATGATAATCCTTAACCCTGATAAATAAGAAGCTACAGAGTTGAAGAAAAGTAGCACCTTCTGGTAAACTCATGGTTCTTAAAGCATCCTCAGCATAAGATAGGCGAACAGGACCTGGGTGAGTTCCGAGAgctccatttttcttgaattGGTTCATTGGCCAAGCAAATACTTTGACTCGAGTTGGAAGTACAGATACAAGGTCCGCATATCTAAGACCAACAGTCACCTTGCTGAACAAGAAATAGCATTGTAGAAGATCAGTTTATGATGCGTATATGATATATCCAATATATAAAACACAATATCTATCCAAAACACCATATCAGAAAATCAAGATTTTTGACCAAATTTTGACGAGTATTGCCAACTCCAATTAACAGTTAATTTTGTGTAATTGAAGTTAAAACCTACTGATGGGAACTAATAAACTGTTTCCAGTACAATCTTTGAAGTAATTGTCAGAATGTCAGCACAGCTAAAatccaaataattttaaacaaatCACAGTAAATGTTGCACAAAAGTAAAATATGAAGTCCCTAAAAATGTACCAACCAATCAAAATCATCCAGTGTAAATTCTATCATATGGTAGGGAAGGCTATGATACAGCTCTCCAATTTGATTTCCATACAACTCCTTAATAAGCCGTACCTGCAGATCAAtaggtaaaaaaaaaatgtaagaaATAGGAATTGAAGCAATTTACTAAATCATAAGTTCTGTATACTGCAAGCTAATTGTAAGATGTAGCACAAGATAAGATGTCCGCGTTTGTGTTATGTTTCCCTCTCACAATGAAAACTAACTAATCCACATCCCAACTTGAACAAGCATGATTTTTTGTTTTTGGCAATTGAATAAAGAGAATGAAAAAGGATTACAGAAAATGAGATTTGCTCGATCAAAAGAAGAGAGCATTCTAATGTACAAATCTACTGTTTGTCTTTCACTCAGCCTTTTGCTCGATCCAAAGGAGAGTCCATTATAAGGAGAGTGCACATAATCCTTCTATATTTTTAGAGAAAGAGTTATTATATGATTAGAAGCTGTCACAGGTATGAGAATGATTCATATTTATTTCCATATTGAGGGAGTGGCAGCTGATCTACCTCGTGACTGGATAGATATATGTTTTGAATTTtgcaattatttttaaaaaatccaaAAACTTTGAAATCCTGTTTTCTAAACTGAGTTAAAGGGGTAGGTGAGGAAGCAATAAATTGGGGTTCATCAGGATCAATCCAGCACAAGACAGAAAGAACCATAAAATGTACACCTCTAGGAGAAGCAAGAAGGGGGCCCTATTACTTAAAACTAGCAGGCACTATTAACtccaaaaaattgaaaattcatATCAGAATAGTGCAAAGTTGATGATAGTCACTTCAAAAGGAAAAGGTGGTGAAGAAAGTTAAATTCATTAGGAAAAATATacacaaattaaaaaatcttCAGGAATCGGTCAAGAGGCTAGTAATAGTGCATCGCTTGGACTATAAAATAACAATACATACTAATGGCATACCTGTTCCCGTCTATCAACATATGCCTGCAGAAGTTCTCCAACATAATCTATAAATCGCTGGAAGGAAATCATTGAGCAACATTGAGATGGCTTAAACATTGCAGCAGTTCAAATCAGAAAAGTCAAGTTAGACAACCAACCTTACCATAGCATTGGAAGAAAGAAGATCATTTTCTGCTTCTCTTATTGGCAGAAAGAAAGGAATGGTATGTTCAAGGACAGTCATCTTTTCAAGAAATGACTTGCTCTCAAGTACACAATGGTACAGCTCACAAGGATCTCCTAAGAAGTTATAGAAATAACGAGTCAGCTTCCCTATTTCATAAACAATGAATAACATTTACCAAAAGGAATAAACCAATAAAAGAAAGTAACATGTTTTCACATGCATGAAAAGTATtctatgttaaaaaataaaataaaatttcaaacatGATAGAATTAACCCCATATTCAACTCTAACATGAAAGTCTATTTTGTAAGTCAATATGCAACAATGCATTGTTAAAAGGTAAGATTGGAAAAGATACAAGGACCTTTCATCAAGAGTGAAAGGTAGCACGGAACTTGAATATTCAACAATTTAGTTAAAACGTAAGCACAATGCTCAAACATTCAAACAAGCTAAATTCATTCTTCCTGTAATCACAGTTTACAAGAAGCCTACATGAATAGGTACTGATCCAAAATAAAACTGCTATCAAAATCAACCTCATATATGTAGTTACACAAGACCATGAACTATAAACAGAAATGTTGTCATATATAAAGGAATAGACTGATGGCATAACAACACCTCTTCTACTGTAAACATTATAGGGCAAGTTAGTTCAGAATACCTGCAAAAGATGTCTCATATTGAATGCCAATTCTTGCCCCTTCTAAGCAACAAATCACCTGTTTGCATAAAACCCAAAAACAATGACACGCCTGAACAAATCTATAACCAAAGATGCCACATAGTTAATCTCAGAATTTGAACTCATCTTAGAagatgtgtgtgtgtgtgtgtttcatttcattttatattttccaTACTGTACCAACAAATTTTACTTGGGAATATTTTAGTATCAAGTCAGGACAAAGTTTCACTGTTAGTACTATAGGAGGTAACTGGCCTGGAGAATACATAGATCAGTAGAACTGGAGTTTGAGAATAAGATAAAGGAACTTGGACATAAACTGAGATGGATAATAGTAAAAAGCAAAATTTAAAGAAAGGATGGTTAAGAAAGAGAGaacaacaagaagaagaaatagGCACTTCACAGTAAATGATTTTAGTCCTAAGTGCATTTTACATATAGAACCCATCACTAAAAGTAAATATTACCTTGTTTCCAGCTCTATATGTACTTTTTTCTTCATGATGATCTGGCACCATATTTGAGTCTCCTTGCATTTGCTTTCTGTCAGCTTCCATGTGAACCTGATGAAAAAGCCAAGATCTAACATATTAAAAACCCAATCATGAccaagagaaaacatgaaacaGTCGATAGACATAAACCAGATGGAGGAGGAAAAAGCTCACTGAATTATGTTGCTTGTTGAACAAAAAGAATAATATAAACTTTGCTATTAATTATTTCGCTTATATATTTCAACAGTGGATTATAACAAGAACAGAAAAATCCAACTACTTCAAAGTGGAGTTGTACCCTCTCTCTTATTGTAGCTAGTAGTCCATCATTCCATTCTTCACCGTCTAAATAAAGCTCTGTTAGGAAAAAAAGAAGCATATTCAAATCAATGCACTGGAGGATAGGTACGCTTAAAACTGGATGTTAATAAAGAAAAAGCCAGGATAGAAATTAAGACAAAAGATTGTGGGAATGAGTAGGATCAGATAACTTGTTAGGAGGACTGGGCTCATGCTTGTGGGCAGTTAGAAATCACCATTTCCGACAGAGATAGATAATCTAGGCATAAAACATGAGTTTGGAagcaaatattttcaatttttctgCAAGACACATGTATTAAAATACCTTGAGTTTGAGATGCGCGTGCAGCTTCAAATTCTTTCTGTAGGCGCTCAAATATCATTTTATCAGAATCCCTATTGtaatcaatataataaaaaattaaataccatCGTAAAGTACATAATTCTGTAAGCTATAGATCTGTTTGGATATGATTATAAATCATGTGCAAATAATTTCTATCCTCAGGACTGCAATAATGCATATTTTTTGCCTTTAGCTTTACATTAGCATGTATACTACACCTTCAATAGGACATTAAACACTTTAATACTCTTGGAGGCAGAAAAGGTATCAAAAATGCCAGTTGA
The genomic region above belongs to Manihot esculenta cultivar AM560-2 chromosome 3, M.esculenta_v8, whole genome shotgun sequence and contains:
- the LOC110611269 gene encoding centromere protein O isoform X1, producing MDSDTEESLRKRQKRNPFPGDSSRKHLELTPMRQYQVMGEVNFLQEEDIRLETTRARFANALKRHAELAERFSRDSDKMIFERLQKEFEAARASQTQELYLDGEEWNDGLLATIRERVHMEADRKQMQGDSNMVPDHHEEKSTYRAGNKVICCLEGARIGIQYETSFAGDPCELYHCVLESKSFLEKMTVLEHTIPFFLPIREAENDLLSSNAMRFIDYVGELLQAYVDRREQVRLIKELYGNQIGELYHSLPYHMIEFTLDDFDCKVTVGLRYADLVSVLPTRVKVFAWPMNQFKKNGALGTHPGPVRLSYAEDALRTMSLPEAYAEIVLNLPQAIQQMSVETSPS
- the LOC110611269 gene encoding centromere protein O isoform X2, with product MDSDTEESLRKRQKRNPFPGDSSRKHLELTPMRQYQNFLQEEDIRLETTRARFANALKRHAELAERFSRDSDKMIFERLQKEFEAARASQTQELYLDGEEWNDGLLATIRERVHMEADRKQMQGDSNMVPDHHEEKSTYRAGNKVICCLEGARIGIQYETSFAGDPCELYHCVLESKSFLEKMTVLEHTIPFFLPIREAENDLLSSNAMRFIDYVGELLQAYVDRREQVRLIKELYGNQIGELYHSLPYHMIEFTLDDFDCKVTVGLRYADLVSVLPTRVKVFAWPMNQFKKNGALGTHPGPVRLSYAEDALRTMSLPEAYAEIVLNLPQAIQQMSVETSPS